In Octopus bimaculoides isolate UCB-OBI-ISO-001 chromosome 21, ASM119413v2, whole genome shotgun sequence, a single window of DNA contains:
- the LOC128247005 gene encoding zinc finger protein 665-like translates to MENTLSETPITIKTEIESIDISDGMLNEMRKTSNYCDICGKSFSLKKSLTTHKRIHTGEKPYQCNICGKSFISSSYLTTHIRTHTGEKPYHCDICGKSFARSHQLTVHKYIHTGGQPYHCNICGKSMSSISKLTVHKRFHTGEKPFHCGKSFSISSHLTTHKYIHTGVKPYHCDICGKSFSVGSNLNTHKRLHTGEKPYHCDICGKTLSDQGNLTSHKRIHTGEKRYLCDVCGKSFSHSGQLTAHKCIHTRDKSHICDICGKSFSIMKPYHCDICGKSFSVGSELTVHKRIHTGDKPYSCDMCGKSFSRQNVLPAHKRIHTGEKPYHCDICGKSFTISNNLTIHKRSHTGEKPYQCNTCGKSFTTTSSLTVHKYIHTGQKPYACDVCGKSFTVKSNLTSHKHIHTRKKPYHCDICGKSFTTTNKLTKHKHFHMGEKPYH, encoded by the exons ATGGAAAATACATTGAGTGAGACACCAATTACAATTAAGACAGAGATTGAAAGCATTGACATTTCTGATGGGATGTTGAATGAGATGAGAAAAACTTCAAActactgtgacatctgtggtaaatcattttctctaaAGAAAtctttaactactcacaaacgtattcatacaggagagaaaccatatcagtgtaatatctgtggtaaatcattcatttCAAGTAGTTACTTAACTACtcatatacgaacacatacaggagagaagccttatcactgtgatatttgtggtaaatcatttgctcgAAGTCATCAGTTGACTGtccataaatacattcacacaggaGGGCAACCGTaccattgtaatatctgtggtaaatcaatGTCTTCGATTAGTAAATTAACAGTACACAAACGctttcatactggagagaaaccatttcattgtggtaaatcattctctattaGTAgtcacttaactactcacaaatatattcatacaggagtgaaaccatatcactgtgatatctgtggtaaatcattctctgtaggAAGTAACCTAAATACTCACAAACGacttcatacaggagaaaagccataccactgtgatatctgtgggaaaacATTATCTGATCAAGGCAACTTAactagtcacaaacgtattcatacaggagagaaacgatacctctgtgatgtctgtggtaaatcattttctcacagTGGACAATTAACTGCTCACAAATGCATTCACACAAGAGACAAGTCACATatatgtgatatctgtggtaaatcattctctatta tgaagccatatcactgtgatatctgtggaaaatcattctctgttGGAAGTGAATTAACAgttcacaaacgcattcatacaggtgacAAGCCATACTCTTGTGATATGTGTGGCAAGTCATTTTCCCGTCAAAATGTATTACCTGCtcacaaacgaattcatacaggtgagaagccatatcactgtgatatctgtggtaaatcattcacaaTATCAAATaacttaactatacacaaacgcagtcatacaggagagaaaccttatcagtGCAAtacttgtggtaaatcattcactacAACAAGTAGCTTaactgtacataaatatattcacacaggaCAAAAACCATATgcttgtgatgtctgtggtaaatcattcactgtaaAAAGTAATCTAActtcacataaacacattcacacaagaaagaaaccatatcactgtgatatttgtggtaagtcATTTACTACAACAAATAAATTAACTAAGCACAAGCACTTTCACATGGGAGAAAAACCCTATCACTAA
- the LOC128247011 gene encoding zinc finger protein 239-like — protein sequence MENTLSETAIESIDISDEMLKEMRKTSNYCDICGKSFSLKKSLTAHKRIHTGVKPYQCNICGKAFYRSTYLTIHIRTHTGEKPYHCDICDKSFARSHQLTVHKYIHTGGQPCHCDICGKSLSSNSKLKVHKRFHTGEKPFQCDICGKSYSISSHLTSHKYFHTGEQPYHCDICGKSFSANSQLTIHKRIHTGEKPYHCDICGKTLSDPRNLNSHKRVHTGEKRYLCDVCGKSFSRGGHLTAHKCIHTGKKPHACDICGKSFSTSSELTAHIRIHTGDKPYSCDICDKSFSRRESLSAHKRIHTGEKPHHCDICGKSFTTSTNLTKHIRSHTGEKPYCCDICGKSYTTASSLTTHKHIHTGKKPYHCDVCGTSFSQKRGLMVHVCIDSEE from the coding sequence ATGGAAAATACATTGAGTGAGACAGCGATTGAAAGCATCGATATTTCTGATGAGATGTTGAAAGAGATGAGAAAAACTTCAAActactgtgacatctgtggtaaatcattttctctaaAGAAATCTTTAActgctcacaaacgtattcatacaggagtgaaaccatatcagtgtaatatctgtggtaaagcttTTTATCGAAGTACTTATTTAACAATTCatatacgtactcatacaggagaaaagccttatcactgtgatatctgtgataaatcatttgcTCGGAGTCATCAGTTGACTGtccataaatacattcacacaggaGGGCAGCCAtgtcactgtgatatctgtggtaaatcattgtcTTCAAACAGTAAATTAAAAGTGCACAAACGcttccatacaggagagaaaccatttcagtgtgacatctgtggtaaatcatactcTATTAGTAGTCATTTAACATCtcacaaatattttcatacagGAGAgcaaccataccactgtgatatctgtggtaaatctttctctgcaAATAGTCaattaactatacacaaacgcattcatacaggagaaaagccgtatcactgtgatatctgtggcaaaacCTTATCTGACCCACGTAACTTGAATAGTCATAAacgtgttcacacaggagagaaacggTATctttgtgatgtctgtggtaaatcattctctcgtggTGGACATTTAACTGCTCACAAATGCATTCACACTGGAAAGAAGCCACATgcgtgtgatatctgtggtaaatcattctctacaagTTCTGAATTAACTGctcacatacgcattcatacaggagacaaGCCTTAttcctgtgatatctgtgacaaGTCATTTTCTCGTAGAGAATCATTATCTGCTCACAAACGAATTCATACTGGTGAGAagccacatcactgtgatatctgtggtaaatcattcacaaCATCAACtaacttaactaaacacatacgcagtcatacaggggagaagccatactgttgcgatatctgtggtaaatcatataCTACAGCAAGTagtttaactacacacaaacacattcacacaggaaagaaaccatatcactgtgatgtctgtgggacATCATTTTCTCAGAAACGTGGCTTAATGGTGCATGTTTGTATTGATTCTGAAGAATAA
- the LOC106868792 gene encoding zinc finger protein 708: MENELCEIPVKVKTEPERIDFASEMLKETEKTSYHRDICGESFFQTSHLTTHRSIHTQEKPYHCDICGSSFSQRNALTIHKRIHTGEKPYHCDICGKSFSETGNLTTHKRIHTGEKPYCCDICGKSFSVTGHLTRHKIIHTGEKPYHCEVCGKPFSQRIHLIFHKSIHTGIKPYCCDFCSKSFSRNEGLTKHKHIHIGEKPFSCDICGKSFSTSSDLNKHKCIHTGKKPHHCVICGKSFSGSSELTTHKRIHTGEKPYHCDICGKSFSGSSNLNKHQYIHTGEKPYSCAICGKQFSYSNALDMHKCIHTGEKPYHCDICGKSFTYRNALTIHKHIHTGGKPYYCDICGKSFIVSSHLTNHKHIHTGEKPYHCNICGFKYSHTYSYRRETIPLCHLW, from the coding sequence atggaaaatgaaCTATGTGAGATACCAGTAAAAGTTAAAACAGAGCCTGAAAGGATTGATTTTGCTTCTGAGATgctaaaagagacagaaaaaacatcATACCACCGTGACATATGTGGTGAATCATTCTTTCAAACCAGTCACCTAACTACTCATAGAAGTATCCATACAcaagaaaagccatatcactgtgatatctgtggatcGTCCTTCTCTCAGAGAAATGCTTTAACtatacataaacgcattcatacaggggagaagccatatcactgtgatatctgtggtaaatcattttctgaaacaggaaacttaactacacacaaacgtattcatacaggagagaagccgtattgctgtgatatctgtggtaaatcattctctgtaacaGGTCACTTGACTAGACACAAAatcattcatacaggagaaaaaccttatcactgtgaagTCTGTGGAAAACCTTTTTCTCAAcgtattcatttaatttttcacaAAAGCATTCATACAGGAATcaagccatattgctgtgatttctgtagtaaatcattttctcgaaATGAAGGCTTAACTAAACACAAGCATATTCATATTGGAGAGAAACCATTTtcctgtgatatatgtggtaaatcattctctacaagCAGTGACTTAAATAAACACAAGTGCATTCACACAGGCAAGAAACCCCATCACTGTgtaatctgtggtaaatcattttctggaagTAGTGagttaactactcacaaacgtattcatacaggagagaagccatatcattgtgatatctgtggcaaatcattctctggaagtagtaatttaaataaacaccaatatattcatacaggagagaagccatattcaTGTGCTATCTGTGGTAAGCAATTCTCTTATAGTAATGCATTAGATAtgcacaaatgcattcatacaggagaaaaaccatatcactgtgatatctgcggtaaatcattcactTATAGAAATGCTctaactatacacaaacatattcatactggAGGAAAACCTtattactgtgatatctgtggcaaatcattcatTGTAAGTAGTCATTTGACTaaccacaaacacattcatacaggtgaaaagccatatcactgtaacATCTGTGGATTTAAGTACTCacatacgtactcatacaggagagaaaccataccactgtgtcatctgtggtaa